Proteins from a single region of Polynucleobacter sp. KF022:
- the hisD gene encoding histidinol dehydrogenase, giving the protein MPANINVKRLNSKDASFREILLSSLSLPSADDEAIDTAVVKILAAVKDKGDEAILGFTKQFDRLNVASVSELEILRQDLEQAYQSLSVEQKSALDVAAQRVRAYHEQQKIEAGCHSWEYEEKDGTRLGQKVTPLDRVGIYVPGGKAAYPSSVLMNAIPAKVAGVAEVIMVVPTPDGARNPLVLAAAFLAGVDRVFTIGGAQAVGALAYGTKTIPSVDKIVGPGNAYVAAAKRRVFGTVGIDMIAGPSEILVLCDGSTNPDWVAMDLFSQAEHDEQAQSILLCPNAAYIEQVQASINKLLPEMPRAKVIEASLINRALLIQVKDMAEACEIANAIAAEHLEICAADPRKWAEQIRHAGAIFMGSYTSESLGDYCAGPNHVLPTARTARFSSPLGVYDFIKRSSMIEVSEAGAQTLGAVASTLAHGEGLQAHARAAEMRLKK; this is encoded by the coding sequence ATGCCTGCAAACATCAACGTTAAGCGCCTTAATAGTAAGGATGCGAGCTTCAGAGAGATTCTGTTGTCCAGCCTTTCTTTGCCATCGGCTGATGATGAGGCAATAGATACTGCAGTAGTAAAAATTTTGGCTGCAGTGAAAGATAAAGGCGACGAAGCAATTCTTGGTTTTACAAAACAGTTTGATCGTTTAAATGTTGCAAGTGTTTCTGAATTAGAAATTCTTCGCCAAGATTTAGAGCAGGCTTACCAATCTTTATCTGTTGAGCAAAAAAGTGCCCTAGACGTTGCGGCGCAAAGAGTTCGCGCTTATCACGAGCAGCAAAAGATTGAAGCGGGTTGTCATTCTTGGGAATATGAAGAGAAAGATGGTACGCGCTTAGGTCAAAAAGTAACCCCCTTAGATCGCGTTGGTATTTATGTGCCGGGCGGTAAAGCGGCTTATCCATCTTCAGTATTGATGAACGCAATTCCTGCCAAGGTAGCGGGTGTTGCTGAAGTCATCATGGTGGTGCCCACTCCAGACGGAGCGCGCAATCCATTAGTTCTGGCGGCAGCCTTTCTGGCTGGGGTTGATCGTGTCTTTACGATCGGCGGAGCGCAAGCGGTTGGTGCTCTGGCCTATGGAACCAAAACAATTCCTTCGGTCGACAAAATTGTGGGGCCGGGCAATGCCTATGTAGCTGCAGCAAAGCGCCGAGTATTTGGTACGGTAGGCATCGACATGATTGCGGGCCCATCAGAAATATTAGTGCTCTGCGATGGATCTACTAACCCTGATTGGGTTGCAATGGATTTGTTCTCACAGGCTGAACATGATGAGCAAGCGCAATCCATTTTGCTTTGTCCAAATGCTGCATATATTGAGCAAGTACAGGCTAGCATTAATAAGCTATTACCAGAAATGCCAAGAGCCAAAGTGATTGAAGCCTCACTTATAAATCGTGCCTTATTGATTCAGGTTAAAGATATGGCAGAAGCCTGTGAAATTGCGAATGCTATTGCTGCCGAGCATTTGGAGATTTGTGCTGCTGATCCACGCAAGTGGGCCGAGCAAATTCGCCATGCTGGCGCTATCTTCATGGGTAGCTACACCAGTGAATCACTTGGTGATTACTGTGCCGGACCCAACCACGTGTTGCCGACTGCGCGTACTGCACGCTTCTCTTCACCGTTGGGTGTTTACGATTTCATCAAGCGCTCAAGCATGATTGAGGTGAGTGAGGCCGGTGCACAAACTTTGGGTGCAGTAGCTAGTACTTTGGCTCACGGAGAAGGCTTGCAGGCCCACGCCCGCGCAGCTGAGATGCGCCTTAAGAAGTAA
- the hisH gene encoding imidazole glycerol phosphate synthase subunit HisH, protein MAQTIAIVDYGMGNLRSVYQAFHHVAPDDHVLIAHQPEEIRTADRVVLPGQGAMPDCMKHLDDSGLLEALLEASKNKPLLGVCVGEQMLFDKSAEVRATEQWTPCLGLIPGEVRRFDLIGKKQPDGSAYKVPHMGWNQVRQDQKHPLWDGIPDLTSFYFVHSYYVVPQRKEDTAGSTEYGDWFTSAVTRDNIFATQFHPEKSAEYGLKLYQNFVSWQP, encoded by the coding sequence TTGGCGCAAACCATTGCGATCGTTGATTATGGAATGGGTAATCTCCGTTCTGTGTATCAAGCATTTCATCATGTCGCACCTGATGATCATGTGTTGATCGCACATCAACCAGAAGAGATTCGTACGGCTGATAGAGTAGTGTTGCCTGGTCAAGGTGCGATGCCCGACTGCATGAAGCACCTAGACGACTCTGGTTTATTAGAAGCCTTGTTAGAGGCGTCAAAAAATAAGCCACTCTTAGGCGTATGCGTTGGCGAACAAATGCTATTTGATAAAAGTGCAGAGGTTCGCGCTACTGAGCAATGGACACCATGCCTGGGCTTAATTCCTGGGGAAGTACGTCGCTTTGATTTAATAGGTAAGAAGCAACCGGATGGATCTGCCTATAAAGTGCCACATATGGGCTGGAATCAAGTTCGTCAGGATCAAAAGCACCCGCTATGGGATGGAATACCTGATTTGACGAGCTTTTATTTCGTGCACAGCTACTATGTTGTGCCGCAGCGCAAGGAAGATACCGCTGGCTCTACTGAATATGGCGATTGGTTTACTTCTGCGGTGACGCGAGATAATATTTTTGCAACTCAATTTCATCCAGAAAAAAGTGCAGAATACGGATTAAAGCTTTATCAAAACTTTGTTTCTTGGCAACCTTAA
- a CDS encoding phosphoribosyl-ATP diphosphatase codes for MTSSANKPSNLDSAFAHLADVVDQRRDAFKAGQADPKTSYTALLFSKGDDGILKKIGEEATEAVMAAKDARNSNLAADQQKLLVGEMADLWFHCLIALSQFNLRPEDVIAELDRRLGTSGIEEKAARKAAGKE; via the coding sequence ATGACTAGTTCTGCAAATAAACCTTCTAATTTAGACTCTGCATTTGCCCATTTAGCAGATGTAGTTGATCAACGTCGTGATGCGTTTAAGGCTGGGCAAGCAGATCCTAAAACCTCCTATACCGCTTTGCTCTTTTCAAAAGGTGACGATGGAATTTTGAAGAAGATTGGCGAAGAGGCGACTGAAGCGGTAATGGCTGCAAAAGATGCGCGTAACTCAAATTTGGCGGCTGACCAGCAAAAGTTGCTGGTTGGTGAAATGGCTGATTTATGGTTTCACTGCTTAATTGCCCTGTCTCAATTTAACCTCCGCCCAGAAGATGTGATTGCCGAGCTTGATCGCCGTTTAGGAACCTCGGGTATTGAAGAGAAGGCTGCTAGAAAAGCGGCTGGCAAAGAGTAA
- a CDS encoding sel1 repeat family protein yields the protein MASREFLKILSSARLGDVSAQQNLANAYLTGAYKTPIQPANALIWLEKSYFSITNQALEDQSSSSSEILKALAQVASIPLVETFNSPAFGFGWDSFWRLAEANHDLEHASAAKWQLVNLLINPQHQDIQSQLSDWLKKSSGVTAVEKISALDFGGLQKLAKNYLAELAEGSSTYASNAKELLIKLQPKNEALSSLWNVWLDEQNEEALVRAAELGLTIAKLTLGLRLAQLDDRVESAETKSNASLKKAAHWLELAAKDGDRDAWYALGEIYRRPQFSGYNAAESDRCFDRAADLGHAQAQLRKGANLWRKREKSEEKVRGLQASYWVWQAHQQGVPEAKDLLSKILESCSDPKKNEWFELAQFAEQALNHHSEHKLDEDWLLLCHRLIIANQFNFSKAELLLCEVGQLQHEHCVVVDIRWELPKILPRLIQIETIQQRRALLAAGKAFAGSEIDLEGNLRQRRYRFDRATDWLKATFAGQATEATTN from the coding sequence ATGGCAAGCCGTGAATTCTTAAAAATCCTGAGTTCAGCCCGATTGGGTGATGTTTCTGCGCAACAAAATTTGGCCAATGCATACCTAACAGGTGCCTATAAAACGCCTATTCAGCCTGCTAATGCCTTGATTTGGCTAGAGAAATCCTATTTTTCTATTACAAATCAGGCACTTGAAGATCAAAGCTCAAGTAGCTCTGAAATTCTTAAAGCCTTGGCTCAAGTTGCCTCCATCCCTTTAGTTGAAACCTTTAATTCCCCTGCATTTGGGTTTGGCTGGGACTCATTTTGGAGGCTTGCTGAAGCAAATCATGATTTAGAGCATGCCTCAGCAGCAAAGTGGCAGCTAGTGAATTTACTCATCAATCCACAGCATCAAGACATTCAATCCCAGTTATCTGATTGGCTTAAAAAATCTAGCGGTGTTACAGCTGTTGAGAAAATTTCTGCGCTGGATTTTGGCGGCCTTCAAAAACTAGCAAAAAATTATTTGGCCGAACTAGCAGAAGGAAGCTCAACTTACGCATCCAATGCAAAAGAATTGCTCATCAAGCTCCAACCAAAAAATGAGGCGCTCTCTTCTTTGTGGAATGTTTGGTTAGACGAACAAAATGAAGAGGCTTTAGTTCGAGCGGCTGAACTTGGTCTAACTATTGCAAAGCTTACTTTGGGCTTAAGACTTGCACAACTCGACGACAGGGTTGAGTCAGCCGAAACAAAATCCAATGCCTCGCTTAAAAAAGCAGCACATTGGTTAGAGCTTGCTGCGAAAGATGGCGATCGCGATGCATGGTATGCACTTGGCGAAATTTATCGACGTCCACAGTTTTCTGGATACAACGCAGCAGAAAGTGATCGCTGCTTTGATCGCGCCGCTGACCTTGGTCATGCGCAAGCACAGTTACGCAAAGGTGCCAATCTATGGCGCAAGCGCGAAAAGTCTGAAGAAAAGGTTCGCGGACTACAAGCCTCTTATTGGGTTTGGCAGGCGCATCAACAAGGAGTACCAGAAGCAAAAGATTTGCTGAGCAAGATTTTGGAAAGTTGCTCGGATCCAAAGAAAAACGAATGGTTTGAGTTGGCTCAATTTGCAGAGCAGGCGCTAAATCACCATTCCGAACATAAGCTAGATGAAGATTGGCTCTTGTTATGTCATCGACTCATCATTGCAAACCAATTTAATTTCAGCAAAGCAGAATTATTGCTATGCGAAGTGGGTCAGCTGCAACATGAGCACTGCGTTGTCGTCGATATTCGCTGGGAGCTACCGAAGATATTACCTAGATTGATTCAGATTGAAACTATTCAACAACGTCGCGCCCTATTAGCGGCTGGCAAAGCTTTTGCGGGCTCTGAAATAGACCTGGAGGGCAATCTTCGCCAAAGACGCTATCGTTTTGATCGAGCAACCGACTGGTTGAAGGCGACCTTTGCAGGTCAAGCGACCGAAGCAACTACTAATTAA
- the tatA gene encoding Sec-independent protein translocase subunit TatA, with amino-acid sequence MGSFSIWHWLIVLVIVMLVFGTKKLRNIGQDLGGAVKGFKDGMKTPEESKEQIQQSSATAEKTVDVQAKDVNK; translated from the coding sequence ATGGGTTCATTTAGCATTTGGCATTGGTTAATTGTTTTGGTTATCGTGATGTTGGTATTTGGTACCAAAAAATTGCGTAACATCGGTCAAGATTTGGGCGGTGCTGTTAAGGGTTTCAAAGATGGCATGAAAACCCCTGAAGAGTCTAAAGAGCAAATTCAACAAAGTTCTGCAACAGCAGAAAAGACTGTTGATGTTCAGGCTAAAGACGTCAACAAATAA
- the hisI gene encoding phosphoribosyl-AMP cyclohydrolase, whose product MSKSQSTFKPIQDLQAGSWLDAVSWNEQGLVPAIAQEVGSKDILMMAWMNRDALLETLRLGEAVYWTRSRQKLWHKGEESGHTQKVKEIRLDCDGDTILLLVEQKDGIACHTGEHSCFFLQWDSVKAAWVDESENKK is encoded by the coding sequence ATGAGTAAATCTCAAAGCACCTTCAAACCCATTCAAGATCTTCAGGCTGGTTCATGGCTTGATGCTGTCTCATGGAATGAGCAAGGCTTGGTTCCGGCCATTGCCCAGGAGGTAGGTAGCAAAGATATCTTGATGATGGCTTGGATGAATCGAGATGCGCTTTTAGAAACTTTGCGTTTGGGCGAAGCGGTCTATTGGACTCGCTCTAGACAAAAGTTATGGCACAAAGGCGAAGAGTCTGGCCATACCCAAAAAGTAAAAGAAATTCGCTTAGATTGTGATGGCGACACGATTTTGCTTTTAGTTGAGCAAAAAGATGGTATTGCTTGCCATACCGGTGAGCATAGTTGCTTCTTTTTACAGTGGGACTCAGTAAAGGCTGCCTGGGTTGATGAGTCCGAGAACAAAAAGTAA
- the tatC gene encoding twin-arginine translocase subunit TatC, with amino-acid sequence MTEKNSTEDSGLQETFLSHLFELRDRVIKSALAIIVVFVCLVYWAPDIFHLFAQPLLESLPAGGKMIVTDVTGSFFVPMKVTMLVAFLIALPVVMYQLWAFIAPGLYLHERRLILPLVVSSYSLFIIGMAFAYFLVFPTVFNFMASYNAPLGAEMSTDIDKYLGFAMNTFLAFGLTFEVPVVVVVLVRMGMVPLAKLREIRPYVIVGAFVISAIVTPPDVLSQLLLAIPMTLLYELGLLIARFYEPKPSEDDVASESSTT; translated from the coding sequence ATGACTGAAAAGAATTCAACTGAAGACTCGGGGTTACAAGAAACATTTCTATCCCACTTATTTGAATTGCGTGATCGCGTAATCAAGTCTGCATTAGCAATCATTGTAGTTTTTGTGTGCCTCGTTTATTGGGCCCCAGATATTTTTCATTTATTTGCACAGCCTTTACTTGAATCATTGCCAGCAGGCGGCAAAATGATTGTGACCGACGTCACGGGTTCATTCTTTGTGCCGATGAAAGTCACCATGCTTGTGGCATTTTTGATTGCGTTACCAGTGGTGATGTATCAACTCTGGGCTTTTATTGCACCAGGCCTCTATCTGCATGAAAGAAGGTTGATACTTCCTCTAGTGGTGAGTAGCTACAGCTTATTTATTATTGGTATGGCCTTCGCCTACTTTTTGGTATTCCCTACGGTGTTTAACTTTATGGCCAGCTATAACGCTCCATTGGGTGCAGAGATGTCTACTGATATCGATAAATATCTTGGCTTTGCCATGAATACCTTTTTGGCATTTGGTCTTACTTTTGAAGTTCCTGTGGTGGTAGTTGTTTTGGTACGCATGGGTATGGTGCCGCTGGCCAAGCTAAGAGAGATTCGCCCATATGTGATTGTTGGCGCTTTTGTGATTTCAGCAATCGTGACTCCGCCAGACGTACTGTCTCAATTACTTCTAGCTATCCCTATGACACTGCTCTACGAGCTAGGCCTTTTGATTGCCCGTTTTTATGAGCCCAAGCCATCAGAGGATGATGTTGCGTCAGAGAGCTCTACTACTTAA
- the hisG gene encoding ATP phosphoribosyltransferase produces the protein MKLTLALSKGRIFEETAEILSKVGIVPLEDPEKSRKLIIETTNPDVRLIIVRASDVPTYVQFGGADFGVAGLDVLMEKGSDGLYVPYDLDIAKCRMSVAVREGFDYAAAVKQGSRLKVATKYVNCARDHFANKGVHIDTIQLYGSMELAPLVGLADAIVDLVSTGNTLKANGLVEVEPIANISARLVVNQASYKRKRAQLQPIFELLK, from the coding sequence ATGAAATTGACTTTAGCCCTCTCCAAGGGTCGCATCTTCGAAGAAACCGCAGAGATCTTATCCAAGGTCGGTATTGTGCCGCTGGAAGATCCGGAGAAATCTCGCAAACTGATCATTGAGACTACCAATCCAGATGTCCGTTTAATTATCGTCCGCGCATCTGACGTTCCAACATACGTGCAATTTGGTGGCGCTGATTTTGGTGTTGCTGGTTTGGACGTATTAATGGAAAAAGGTAGCGATGGTTTATATGTCCCTTACGACTTAGACATCGCAAAGTGTCGTATGTCTGTAGCAGTGCGCGAAGGGTTTGACTATGCTGCAGCAGTTAAGCAAGGGTCACGCCTAAAAGTTGCTACAAAGTATGTCAACTGCGCACGTGATCACTTCGCCAATAAAGGCGTGCATATCGATACGATTCAGTTATATGGATCAATGGAGCTTGCTCCATTGGTAGGTCTAGCCGATGCTATTGTTGACTTGGTTTCTACAGGCAATACGCTAAAAGCGAATGGTTTAGTTGAAGTTGAGCCTATCGCTAATATCAGCGCTCGATTGGTAGTGAATCAAGCATCTTATAAGCGTAAGCGTGCTCAGCTGCAGCCTATTTTTGAGTTGCTGAAGTAA
- the hisF gene encoding imidazole glycerol phosphate synthase subunit HisF, whose translation MLTKRIIPCLDVTAGRVVKGVNFVGLRDAGDPVEIAKRYDTQGADELTFLDITATSDGRDLILHIIEDVASQVFIPLTVGGGVRAVADVRRLLNAGADKVSMNSSAVANPDLVSDAAAYYGSQCIVVAIDAKQTEAGNWEVFTHGGRTATGMDVVEWAKEVAKRGAGEILLTSMNRDGSKDGFDLALTAAVSDAVSVPVIASGGVGNLQHLVDGITKGHADAVLAASIFHYGEYTVGQAKEYMAAHGIPVRI comes from the coding sequence GTGTTAACTAAGCGAATTATTCCTTGCCTTGATGTCACTGCAGGGCGCGTAGTTAAGGGTGTGAACTTCGTTGGCCTACGTGATGCAGGCGATCCTGTCGAAATCGCTAAACGTTATGACACACAAGGTGCAGACGAGCTAACCTTTTTAGACATTACCGCTACATCTGATGGGCGCGATCTAATTTTGCACATCATTGAAGATGTCGCATCACAAGTATTTATTCCTTTGACGGTTGGCGGCGGTGTACGCGCTGTTGCTGACGTACGTCGTTTGCTAAACGCTGGCGCAGATAAAGTCAGTATGAACTCTTCTGCTGTGGCAAATCCAGATTTGGTTTCTGATGCAGCTGCGTATTACGGTTCGCAATGTATTGTGGTGGCAATTGATGCCAAACAAACAGAGGCAGGTAATTGGGAGGTATTTACCCATGGCGGTAGAACTGCTACTGGTATGGATGTAGTTGAATGGGCCAAAGAAGTTGCTAAGCGTGGTGCAGGTGAGATTCTATTAACCAGTATGAATCGCGATGGCAGCAAAGATGGATTTGACTTGGCGCTTACTGCCGCTGTAAGTGATGCAGTATCCGTTCCAGTTATTGCTTCTGGCGGGGTTGGTAATTTGCAGCATTTAGTTGATGGCATCACCAAGGGGCATGCAGACGCTGTACTGGCGGCAAGCATTTTTCACTATGGTGAGTACACCGTTGGACAGGCAAAGGAATATATGGCTGCCCATGGAATTCCGGTTCGGATTTAA
- the hisC gene encoding histidinol-phosphate transaminase, with protein MSRFWSPVVKTLTPYVPGEQPQMQRLVKLNTNESPYGPSPKALAAIEGQNTADLRLYPDPEGAALKQAIAKLHGLDPKQVFLGNGSDEVLAHVFAGLLKQSKPVNFPDITYSFYPVYCKLFGIDYQTIPLGDQFEINTADYQTPNGGIIFPNPNAPTGRSIPRSEIEALLSRNKDSVVVIDEAYVDYGTESCIPLLRSKHCPENLLVVHTLSKSRALAGLRVGFAVGHPDLIEGLERVKNSFNSYPLGRLAQAGAIAAIEDQSHLEETSAKVIQTRTQLIEQLNALGFETLPSTANFIFTRHPKHAGVELYQALRDRGIIVRHFKSARIEDFLRITIGTDAQSGELVAALKEILS; from the coding sequence ATGAGCCGTTTTTGGAGCCCCGTTGTTAAAACCCTAACCCCTTACGTTCCGGGGGAGCAACCGCAAATGCAGCGGCTGGTCAAACTCAACACCAACGAAAGCCCTTACGGCCCATCGCCAAAGGCCCTTGCTGCTATTGAAGGTCAAAACACTGCGGATTTGCGCCTTTATCCTGATCCAGAAGGTGCAGCCCTCAAACAAGCCATCGCCAAATTGCATGGCCTAGATCCAAAACAAGTATTTTTAGGCAATGGCTCAGATGAAGTTTTAGCGCATGTCTTTGCTGGGCTTCTCAAACAAAGTAAGCCCGTCAACTTTCCGGATATTACATATAGCTTCTATCCGGTCTACTGCAAGCTATTTGGAATTGATTACCAAACAATCCCATTAGGTGACCAGTTTGAGATCAACACGGCTGATTATCAAACTCCTAACGGTGGGATTATTTTTCCGAACCCAAATGCTCCAACCGGTAGATCAATCCCTCGTTCTGAAATCGAAGCTTTGCTGTCTCGAAACAAAGACTCTGTAGTGGTGATTGATGAGGCCTATGTAGATTACGGCACCGAGTCTTGTATTCCATTATTGCGCAGCAAACACTGCCCAGAAAATTTATTAGTTGTTCACACGCTTTCTAAATCACGTGCCTTAGCCGGCCTGCGCGTTGGCTTTGCTGTTGGTCATCCAGATTTAATTGAAGGATTGGAGCGAGTAAAAAATAGCTTTAACTCTTATCCGTTAGGACGACTTGCTCAAGCAGGCGCGATTGCAGCCATTGAAGATCAATCTCATCTGGAAGAAACGTCTGCCAAGGTTATACAAACTCGCACTCAGTTAATTGAGCAGCTCAATGCTTTGGGATTTGAAACACTACCTTCAACTGCCAACTTTATTTTTACGCGGCATCCAAAGCATGCTGGTGTAGAGCTCTATCAAGCATTACGTGATCGCGGCATTATCGTGCGCCACTTCAAGTCTGCACGCATAGAAGATTTCTTGCGTATTACGATTGGCACTGATGCACAAAGCGGCGAACTCGTCGCCGCTCTAAAGGAAATACTGAGTTAA
- the tatB gene encoding Sec-independent protein translocase protein TatB, whose amino-acid sequence MIDLGVSKLALIAVVALVVVGPERLPKVARMAGNLFGRAQRYMADVKSEVNRQMEVEEFKKFREETTATLKEVENSIGSTVQEAGANLSDQADIFETHFEKPPLNEKEVFGKSKRQGRNSWGVRRAARPVWFKRSAGIRTRVQSGAARMKRFHHTAGK is encoded by the coding sequence ATGATTGATCTTGGAGTTTCAAAGCTTGCGCTAATTGCCGTAGTTGCCTTGGTCGTTGTTGGACCAGAGCGTTTACCAAAAGTAGCCCGCATGGCAGGAAATTTATTTGGGCGCGCGCAACGCTACATGGCTGATGTCAAGTCTGAAGTCAACCGCCAAATGGAAGTCGAAGAATTTAAAAAGTTTCGAGAAGAAACGACCGCCACACTCAAAGAAGTTGAAAATAGTATTGGCTCCACCGTTCAAGAGGCCGGCGCTAACTTGAGCGATCAGGCTGACATCTTTGAAACTCATTTCGAAAAACCACCGCTGAATGAAAAAGAAGTGTTCGGTAAAAGCAAGCGCCAGGGCCGCAATAGCTGGGGTGTGCGTCGTGCCGCAAGGCCGGTTTGGTTTAAGCGCTCTGCAGGCATTCGTACTCGTGTGCAATCTGGGGCTGCCCGAATGAAGCGTTTTCATCATACCGCTGGTAAATAA
- the hisA gene encoding 1-(5-phosphoribosyl)-5-[(5-phosphoribosylamino)methylideneamino]imidazole-4-carboxamide isomerase — protein sequence MLLIPAIDLKDGHCVRLEQGDMDKATVFSEDPGAMAAHWISKGARRLHLVDLNGAFAGKLKNESAIKSILKAVGDEIPVQLGGGIRDLETIERLLDDGISTVIIGTAAVKNPGFVQDACTAFPGHVMVGLDARDGKVATDGWSKITGHEVIDLAKKFEDWGVEAIIYTDIGRDGMLKGVNIDATVKLAQAIRIPVIASGGLSNNQDIDALCKAEEEGVMGVIAGRSIYAGDLDLAAAQKYADELTLKYKKKII from the coding sequence ATGCTGCTGATTCCCGCAATTGATCTAAAAGACGGCCACTGTGTTCGACTCGAACAGGGTGACATGGATAAAGCCACAGTTTTTTCTGAAGACCCAGGTGCAATGGCGGCACATTGGATTAGCAAGGGAGCGCGCCGTTTGCACTTAGTGGATCTCAATGGCGCATTTGCGGGTAAGTTAAAAAATGAATCTGCTATTAAATCTATTTTGAAAGCAGTCGGAGATGAAATCCCCGTTCAGCTAGGTGGCGGTATTCGCGATCTCGAAACTATTGAGCGTTTATTAGATGACGGAATTAGCACTGTCATTATTGGTACTGCAGCCGTTAAGAATCCAGGATTTGTACAAGATGCTTGCACGGCTTTTCCAGGACATGTCATGGTTGGCTTAGATGCGCGTGATGGCAAAGTTGCAACGGACGGTTGGAGCAAAATTACTGGTCACGAGGTCATTGACCTTGCCAAGAAATTCGAAGACTGGGGCGTTGAAGCCATTATCTATACTGATATTGGTCGTGACGGCATGCTCAAGGGCGTCAATATTGATGCCACAGTAAAGTTGGCCCAGGCTATTCGTATTCCGGTAATTGCAAGTGGTGGCTTATCAAACAATCAAGACATTGATGCGCTTTGCAAAGCTGAAGAAGAAGGTGTTATGGGCGTGATTGCTGGCCGCTCAATTTATGCTGGCGATCTAGATCTTGCAGCTGCTCAAAAATATGCTGATGAGTTGACGCTGAAATATAAAAAGAAAATTATCTAG
- the hisB gene encoding imidazoleglycerol-phosphate dehydratase HisB: MRQADVTRNTSETKIQISINLDGTGKAELASGVPFLDHMLDQIARHGMIDLKVVANGDTHIDDHHTVEDVGITLGQAFAKAVGDKAGITRYGHSYVPLDETLSRVVVDFSGRPGLEFNVPFTRARVGDFDVDLSIEFFRGFVNHAGVTLHIDNLRGINAHHQIETVFKAFGRALRMALAVDPRASGSIPSTKGSL, encoded by the coding sequence ATGCGGCAAGCCGACGTTACCCGAAACACTTCGGAAACCAAAATTCAGATTTCCATCAATTTGGATGGTACCGGTAAGGCTGAACTAGCCTCCGGCGTTCCTTTTCTTGACCATATGTTGGATCAGATTGCCCGTCACGGCATGATTGACCTCAAAGTGGTTGCTAATGGCGATACCCATATTGATGATCACCACACCGTTGAGGATGTTGGGATCACCTTAGGCCAAGCCTTTGCTAAGGCCGTAGGAGATAAAGCTGGCATCACTCGTTATGGCCATTCTTATGTGCCCTTGGATGAAACCCTTTCTCGTGTAGTGGTCGATTTCTCTGGCCGCCCTGGCTTAGAATTTAACGTGCCATTTACTCGTGCTCGTGTGGGTGACTTTGACGTCGATCTCAGTATTGAGTTCTTCCGTGGTTTTGTGAATCACGCAGGAGTGACTTTGCATATTGATAATTTGCGTGGCATTAATGCGCATCACCAGATTGAAACTGTCTTCAAGGCCTTTGGACGCGCTTTGCGTATGGCTTTGGCAGTGGATCCTCGTGCTTCTGGTTCTATTCCTTCAACCAAAGGCAGCCTCTAA
- a CDS encoding histidine triad nucleotide-binding protein, which yields MSHDPNCLFCKISAGLIPSQKVYEDEEIYAFKDINPAAPIHFLMIPKKHIPMLESSESVDIPLLGRMMELAPRLAKEQGCRPGKDGGFRLMVNNGADGGQEVYHLHLHVMGGPRPWKK from the coding sequence ATGTCACACGACCCTAATTGCCTGTTTTGCAAGATTTCTGCGGGTTTGATCCCTTCCCAGAAGGTCTACGAGGATGAGGAAATCTACGCTTTTAAAGATATCAATCCTGCAGCCCCAATCCATTTTTTGATGATTCCTAAAAAACATATACCCATGTTGGAGTCTTCGGAAAGCGTAGATATCCCTTTGCTGGGTAGAATGATGGAATTAGCACCCCGTCTTGCCAAAGAGCAGGGTTGTCGTCCCGGCAAGGATGGCGGCTTTAGATTGATGGTAAACAATGGTGCGGATGGTGGGCAGGAGGTTTATCACTTGCACTTACATGTGATGGGCGGTCCCCGCCCCTGGAAAAAATAA